A section of the Oryza sativa Japonica Group chromosome 1, ASM3414082v1 genome encodes:
- the LOC4324196 gene encoding lycopene epsilon cyclase, chloroplastic, whose amino-acid sequence MEFSGGATVSAPFGCCRAAWGAAAAGAGAEGRSRRVVPRAVEPRRRGRWMVRCVATEKHKDAAARRGGVEVEFADEEDYVKGGGGELLYVQMQASKSMDSQSKISSKLLPIPDENSVLDLVIIGCGPAGLSLAAESAKKGLNVGLIGPDLPFTNNYGVWEDEFKDLGLESCIEHVWKDTIVYLDGNKPIMIGRAYGRVHRDLLHEELLRRCYDAGVTYLSSKVDKIMESPDGHRVVCCEGDREVLCRLAIVASGAASGRLLEYEVGGPRVCVQTAYGVEVEVENNPYDPSLMVFMDYRDCFKDKFSHPEQGNPTFLYAMPMSSTRIFFEETCLASKEAMPFDLLKKRLMSRLDAMGVHIRKVYEEEWSYIPVGGSLPNTDQKNLAFGAAASMVHPATGYSVVRSLSEAPRYASVISDILRNRVYPGEYLPGTSQSSSPSMLAWRTLWPQERKRQRSFFLFGLALIIQLNNEGIQTFFETFFRLPKWMWRGFLGSTLSSVDLILFAFYMFTIAPNQMRMNLVRHLLSDPTGSTMIKTYLTL is encoded by the exons ATGGAGTTCTCCGGCGGCGCGACCGTGTCGGCGCCGTTCGGTTGCTGCCGTGCGGCgtggggcgccgcggcggcgggtgcggggGCGGAGGGAAGGAGCAGGAGGGTTGTGCCGCGCGCGGtggagccgcggcggcgcgggcggtggaTGGTGAGGTGCGTGGCGACGGAGAAGCAcaaggacgcggcggcgcggcgcggcggcgtggaggtggagttcgccgacgaggaggactacgtcaagggcggcggcggcgagcttctCTACGTGCAAATGCAGGCGTCCAAGTCCATGGACAGCCAGTCCAAGATCTCCTCCAAG CTGCTGCCCATACCCGATGAAAATTCAGTTCTTGATTTGGTCATCATTGGCTGCGGTCCAGCTGGCTTATCCCTAGCAGCAGAGTCAGCTAAGAAAGGGCTCAATGTTGGTCTCATTGGCCCTGATCTTCCATTCACGAACAACTACGGTGTGTGGGAGGATGAATTCAAAG ACCTGGGCCTGGAGAGCTGCATTGAACATGTCTGGAAGGATACTATCGTGTACCTAGACGGTAACAAGCCAATAATGATTGGCCGTGCGTATGGCAGGGTTCACAGGGACTTGCTGCACGAGGAGTTGCTGAGACG ATGCTATGACGCTGGCGTCACATACCTCAGCTCGAAGGTGGACAAGATCATGGAATCTCCTGATGGACATCGGGTAGTCTGTTGTGAAGGGGATCGTGAGGTACTTTGCAGGCTTGCCATTGTTGCATCTGGGGCAGCATCTGGTAGGCTTCTAGAGTACGAGGTTGGTGGTCCGCGTGTTTGTGTGCAGACTGCATATGGTGTCGAAGTCGAG gtGGAAAACAATCCATATGATCCCAGCTTAATGGTTTTCATGGACTACAGAGATTGCTTCAAAGACAAATTCTCACATCCTGAGCAAGGAAATCCAACGTTCCTCTATGCCATGCCCATGTCATCCACACGAATTTTCTTTGAG GAAACATGCCTAGCTTCTAAAGAAGCAATGCCCTTTGACCTCCTTAAAAAGCGGTTGATGTCTCGGTTGGATGCAATGGGAGTTCATATTCGAAAAGTATACGAGGAG GAATGGTCCTACATTCCTGTTGGAGGGTCCTTACCAAATACAGACCAGAAAAATCTCGCATTTGGTGCGGCAGCAAGTATGGTGCATCCTGCAACCG GATACTCGGTGGTTAGATCATTGTCTGAAGCTCCAAGATATGCATCTGTGATATCTGATATCTTGAGAAACCGTGTCTACCCTGGAGAATATTTGCCTGGAACCTCTCAAAGTTCCAGTCCATCAATGCTTG CATGGAGAACATTATGGCCCCAAGAACGGAAACGTCAACGATCATTCTTCCTTTTTGGGCTGGCTTTGATAATCCAACTGAATAACGAAGGCATTCAGACATTCTTTGAAACCTTTTTCCGGTTGCCCAAATG GATGTGGCGAGGATTCCTTGGTTCGACGCTTTCTTCAGTGGATCTCATACTCTTTGCATTCTACATGTTCACAATTGCGCCGAACCAAATGCGAATGAACCTTGTCAGACATCTCCTCTCTGATCCGACCGGCTCAACGATGATCAAGACCTACCTGACCTTGTAA
- the LOC4324197 gene encoding U-box domain-containing protein 35, whose product MQGGGPLSPDEHRATSPPGIMHHQPAMTIVVAVDRDRNSQLAVKWVVDHLLTGASNIILLHIAVHPPAANHGFAMAEATHGALEAEMREIFVPFRGFCTRNGVHVSELVLEEADVSKALIEFITVNKIQSIALGASNRNAFTKKFKNADVPSSLMKGAPDYCNIYVVAKGKSVNVRLAKCGVDGGCGGGGGYEGDSSIRSLYTRRCSRGKLPPATPSPDSSRRSVDSRTLPELTTRPPFRERSLPSSSSKPVVLSSRAAPDCGGGGVDGSYRSTRRSVSNESFVGDLDFGQSSRFSSMDFCDSLDMSSLSASPRESSSPLSAPQREVEVEMRRLRLELKQTMDMYNAACREAINAKQRTKELQLLKLEEARRLEEARHAEEAALAMAEMEKTKCRAAMEAAEAAQRLADLEAQRRRNAEVRARREADEKVRALDAISSHDFRYRRYNIDDIELATERFSDELKIGEGGYGPVYRASLDHTPVAIKVLRPDAQQGRKQFQQEVEVLSCIRHPNMVLLLGACPDYGCLVYEYMDNGSLEDRLFRRGGTPPIPWSQRFRISAEIATALLFLHQTKPEPLVHRDLKPANILLDRNYVSKISDVGLARLVPPAVADSVTQYRLTATAGTFCYIDPEYQQTGKLGVKSDIYSLGVLLLQVLTARPPMGLTHHVEKAIDAGTFAQMLDVTVKDWPVDDAIGFAKLALKCTEMRRRDRPDLATVILPELNRLRNLGHAYEARMSAAAADAAAHAQDNVGSPTVVGASWRTAES is encoded by the exons ATGCAAGGAGGAGGGCCACTCAGCCCCGACGAGCACCgggccacctcgccgccggggaTAATGCACCACCAGCCGGCGATGAcgatcgtcgtcgccgtggacCGTGACCGGAACAGCCAGCTCGCCGTGAAGTGGGTCGTCGACCACCTCCTCACCGGCGCCTCCAACATCATCCTCCTCCACATCGCCGTCCACCCCCCTGCCGCCAACC ATGGATTCGCCATGGCCGAGGCGACGCATGGCGCGTTGGAGGCCGAGATGAGGGAGATCTTTGTCCCCTTCAGAGGATTCTGCACCAGGAATGGG GTGCATGTATCGGAGTTGGTACTGGAAGAGGCAGACGTGTCAAAGGCCTTAATAGAGTTCATCACCGTGAACAAGATCCAGAGCATCGCGCTCGGCGCATCCAACAGAAATGCATTCACCAA GAAATTCAAGAACGCCGACGTGCCGTCCAGCCTGATGAAGGGCGCGCCGGACTACTGCAACATCTACGTGGTGGCGAAGGGCAAGTCGGTGAACGTGAGGCTCGCCAAGTGCGGCGTCGATGGCggttgcggcggtggcggtggctacGAGGGCGACTCATCGATCAGGAGCCTGTACACGAGGAGGTGCTCGAGGGGGaagctgccgccggcgacgccgtcgccggacTCGTCGAGGCGGTCGGTGGACAGTCGCACCCTGCCGGAGCTCACCACGCGGCCGCCGTTCCGCGAGCGCTCGCTCCCGTCCTCGTCGTCCAAGCCCGTCGTGCTGTCCAGCAGGGCGGCGcccgactgcggcggcggcggcgtcgacgggtcGTACCGCTCCACGAGGCGGTCCGTGTCGAACGAGTCCTTCGTGGGCGACCTCGACTTCGGCCAGAGCTCGCGCTTCTCCTCCATGGACTTCTGCGACAGCCTCGACATGTCGTCGCTCTCCGCCAGCCCACGGGAGAGCAGCTCGCCTCTCTCCGCC CCGCAGcgcgaggtggaggtggagatgCGGCGGCTGAGGCTGGAGCTGAAGCAGACGATGGACATGTACAACGCGGCGTGCCGGGAGGCGATCAACGCGAAGCAGCGGACCAAGGAGCTGCAGCTGCTGAAgctggaggaggcgcggcggctggaggaggcgcggcacgcggaggaggcggcgctggcgatGGCGGAGATGGAGAAGACCAAGTGCCGCGCGGCCATggaggcggccgaggcggcgcaGCGACTGGCCGACCTGGAGGCCCAGCGGCGTCGCAACGCCGAGGTGCGCGCCCGCCGCGAGGCCGACGAGAAGGTCCGCGCCCTGGACGCCATCTCCAGCCACGACTTCCGCTACCGCCGCTACAACATCGACGACATCGAGCTCGCCACCGAGCGCTTCTCCGACGAGCTCAAGATCGGCGAGGGCGGCTACGGCCCCGTCTACCGCGCCTCCCTCGACCACACCCCGGTGGCCATCAAGGTGCTCCGCCCCGACGCGCAGCAGGGCCGGAAGCAGTTCCAGCAGGAGGTGGAGGTGCTCAGCTGCATCCGCCACCCAAACATGGTGCTCCTCCTCGGCGCCTGCCCGGACTACGGCTGCCTCGTCTACGAGTACATGGACAACGGCAGCCTCGAGGACCGCCTGttccgccgcggcggcacgcCGCCGATCCCGTGGAGCCAGCGGTTCAGGATCTCGGCGGAGATCGCCACCGCGCTGCTGTTCCTCCACCAGACCAAGCCGGAGCCGCTGGTGCACCGCGACCTGAAGCCGGCCAACATCCTGCTCGACCGCAACTACGTCAGCAAGATCAGCGACGTCGGGCTGGCGCGCCTcgtgccgccggcggtggcggacaGCGTGACGCAGTACCggctgacggcgacggcggggacctTCTGCTACATCGACCCGGAGTACCAGCAGACGGGGAAGCTGGGCGTCAAGTCCGACATCTACTCCCTcggcgtgctgctgctgcaggtgcTCACCGCGCGGCCGCCCATGGGCCTCACCCACCACGTCGAGAAGGCCATCGACGCCGGCACCTTCGCCCAGATGCTCGACGTCACCGTCAAGGACTGGCCCGTCGACGACGCCATCGGCTTCGCCAAGCTCGCCCTCAAGTGCACCGAAATGCGCCGGAGGGACCGCCCGGACCTCGCCACCGTCATCCTGCCGGAGCTCAACCGCCTCAGGAACCTCGGACACGCCTACGAGGCGCgcatgagcgccgccgccgccgacgccgccgcgcacgcccAGGACAACGTCGGCTCGCCGACGGTGGTGGGCGCGTCGTGGAGAACGGCGGAGAGCTAA